TGACCTACCCGGGCGTGGGCCTGTCCCTGGGCGTGACCCGCCTGCTCGGTCGGCTGTTCGGCCAGGACCAGATCTCGATCAGCCGGAAGGTGCCAACCTGCGTGCTGGTGGCGCTGCCGGACGAGGCCTCCCGGTCCCGGTGCGCGGCGATCGCAGGTCGGCTGCGCGGGCGCGGGATCGCCACGCAGGTGGCGCCGGCGGCGGACAAGTACGGCAAGCAGATCCGGTTCGCGGAGCGGCGGGGGATTCCGTACGTCTGGTTCCCGCAGGACGGGCCGGTCGACCAGGTGCGCGACATCCGGTCCGGCGAGCAGGTCGACGCCGACGCCGACAGGTGGACGCCGCCGGCCGACGACCTGAGGCCGTACCTCGGCGCGATCGCAGGAGAGGACACCGCATGATCCGGACCCACAACGCCGGCACCCTCCGGGTGACCGACGTCGGATCCGAGGTGACGTTGGCCGGCTGGATCGCGCGCCGGCGGGATTTCGGCGGCCTGACCTTCCTCGACCTGCGGGACGCGAGCGGCATCGTGCAGGTCGTCTGCCGGGACCTTGCGGAGGTGCACGCGTTCCGCAGCGAGTGGTGCATCGCGGTCGAGGGCACGGTGACCGCACGCACGGCCGAGACCGTGAACCCGAACCTCGACACCGGCGAGGTCGAGGTCGTCGCCGCCGCGGTCCGGGTGCTCAGCACGAGCGACGCACTGCCGTTTCCGATCGACGGGGTCGAGGAGATCGACTCGGGCGTCGACGAGGTCCTGCGCTGGAGGCATCGCTATCTCGACCTGCGCCGCAGCGGGCCCGCTCGCGCGATCCGCACCCGGGCGAAGGCGATCTCGCTCATCCGGCAGGTGATGGAAAGCCGCGACTTCGTCGACATCGAGACGCCGTACCTCACCCGGTCGACGCCGGAGGGGGCACGCGACTTCCTGGTGCCCGTGCGGCTGCAACCGGGGCACTGGTACGCCTTGCCACAGTCGCCGCAGCTGTTCAAGCAGCTCCTGATGGTCGCGGGCTTCGAGCGCTACTACCAGATCGCCCGTTGTTTCCGCGACGAGGATTTCCGCGCCGACCGCACCGCCGAGTTCACCCAGCTCGACATCGAGATGTCCTTCCTCGACGAGGAGGACGTGTTCGACCTCACCGAGGCGATGTTCGTGGTTCTGTGGCGCGAGCTGCTCGGGGTCGACCTGCCGCGACCGTTCCCGCGGATGACCTACGGCGAAGCGATGCGCCGCTACGGCTCGGACAAGCCCGATCTGCGCTTCGAGCTCGAGCTGGTCGACCTGACCGAGCACATGGCCGGCACCGGGTTCCGGGTCTTCCAGGCGGAGCACGTCGGCGCGGTGGTCGTGCCCGGCGGCGCGGCCTACTCCCGCAAGGAGCTCGACGGCTGGCAGGACTGGGCGAAGTCACGCGGTGCCAAGGGCATCGCCTGGCTGCTCGTGCCGACCGACGGCGAGCTGCGAGGGTCGATCAACCAGCTCGAACCGGACCGGCTGGCCGCGCTGCCGGCCGCGGCCGGCGCGCAGCCCGGCGACGCGATCCTGTTTGCCGCCGGCCCGCGCCGGAGCGCGCTCGAGCTGCTCGGCGCGCTCCGCCTCGCGGTCGGCCGCCAGCAGGGGCTGGTTCGCGAGGACGAGTGGCGCATGCTCTGGATCACCGACGCACCGATGTTCGAGCCCGGCGGCGAGGACGGGGGATGGACCGCGGTCCATCACCCCTTCACCGCGCCGACCGAGGCCTGGGCGGACCGGTTCCAGGACGATCCCGAGCACGCGCTGGCCCGCGCCTACGACGTGGTCGGCAACGGGGTCGAGCTCG
The genomic region above belongs to Mycobacteriales bacterium and contains:
- the aspS gene encoding aspartate--tRNA ligase — protein: MIRTHNAGTLRVTDVGSEVTLAGWIARRRDFGGLTFLDLRDASGIVQVVCRDLAEVHAFRSEWCIAVEGTVTARTAETVNPNLDTGEVEVVAAAVRVLSTSDALPFPIDGVEEIDSGVDEVLRWRHRYLDLRRSGPARAIRTRAKAISLIRQVMESRDFVDIETPYLTRSTPEGARDFLVPVRLQPGHWYALPQSPQLFKQLLMVAGFERYYQIARCFRDEDFRADRTAEFTQLDIEMSFLDEEDVFDLTEAMFVVLWRELLGVDLPRPFPRMTYGEAMRRYGSDKPDLRFELELVDLTEHMAGTGFRVFQAEHVGAVVVPGGAAYSRKELDGWQDWAKSRGAKGIAWLLVPTDGELRGSINQLEPDRLAALPAAAGAQPGDAILFAAGPRRSALELLGALRLAVGRQQGLVREDEWRMLWITDAPMFEPGGEDGGWTAVHHPFTAPTEAWADRFQDDPEHALARAYDVVGNGVELGGGSIRIHQAEMQQRVFDVIGLTREEAETKFGFLLEAFRYGPPPHGGIAFGLDRLAGELAGTDAIREVMAFPKASSGGDPLTGAPTPITAAQRKEAGIDADPYAG